From the genome of Carnobacterium viridans:
AGCCTTCTTTTATACCAGCTCCTACTATAAGGTGCCATAATTTTTCAGTTTCACCGGCTTCCAAATAAAGTTCAAAGCCATCTTCACCAGTGTACCCCGTGCGAGAAACCAGAACTGACGCAATATCTTTTAAAGCGACATGCTGGAAAAAATGGAACGGTTTAAGTTTACTTAAATCATCATCTGTTAGTTTTTGTAAAATTTGTTCAGCATATGGACCTTGAAGTGCGATCAACCCAATATCCTCAGACCTATTTTCCAAGATAACATCTTCAACCATTTCTTTTTTCATCCATTGAAAGACTTTTTCTGTGTTCGCAGCATTAGGCGTTACTAAGTAACTTGATTTATCTAATTTAAAAATAATCAAATCATCAATTGTACCACCATTCTCATAAACCATGGCGTTATACTGCGCTTGACCCACTGTAATTTTTGAAACATCATTCGTTAATAAACGGTTGAGAAATCCTTCGGAACCTGTCCCTTTTACGATAAACTCTCCCATATGTGAAACATCGAATAACCCTGCTTTTTTGCGTACACTTTCGTGTTCATTTGTTATACTGGAAAATTGAATAGGTAAAGCCCAACCTCCAAAATCCACTAACTTGATATCATTTTCTTTATAATATTTGAATAAAGGTGTTCTTTTTAACTCTTTTTCCATTTTATCCCCCTCATTCTATTCTGTTAAACTTCATTATTTTGTTGTTTCTTTTCAACAAATCCACTAAATTTAATTTACCATTTTAACGAACGATTTCATAGTATATAATCATTTTTGTTAAGATTTTCTTATTTAATTATTTCACTGTAGGCAAAATTATTGCTTTTTAAGAACATTTCACTTAAACTTTTGATTGAAAACGTTTACGGTTTTTGATATAGTATACTACTATTCAATGGAATAGAGAAGGAGGGTTACACATGATTACGTTATATTCATCTGCTAGTTGTACCTCTTGTCGCAAAGCCCGATCATGGTTAGAAGATCATGACATTCCATTTACTGAAAAGAATGTATTCACTGAAAAAATAACAGATGAGGAATTGAAAGCTATTCTGCAACTAACGGAAAATGGAACAAATGAAATCATCTCGCAACGTTCTCAAGCTTTCAGAGAATTGAATATCAACATAGAAGAAATGCCTTTAGGAAGAGTGCTGAAACTTATTCAGCAACACCCGGGTATTATGCGCCGTCCTATTCTTGTCGATAATAAACGGTTACTCGTCGGTTATAACGAAGAAGACATCCGTTGCTTTTTGCCTAGGGAAATCAGAAAAATCGAACTATCAAAATTACACGATCAATTACCGGTCAATTTCTAATGTCAAAATCATATAGGTAAAAAAGGCTTCTGTTCGCTATTTAATCAAACAGAAACCTTTTTTGTCTTACATATCAAATAGAGTATTAAAAATCTCTGACATAACTGGATGTGTCACGACTTGATCTCTCAAATAAGTGTAAGGGATATGATTGTCCATTGCCATCTTAACTTGATTGACCAGTTCATGCGCTTGATCTCCAAAAAGAGTCACACCTAAAATTTCATTTGTTTCCTTATTAACAACAGCTTTATACAATCCTCTAGTATCATTAATAACATCTGAGCGAGTTGTTCCACTAACGGGAGCCATGTTGGTTAGCACTTGATACCCTTCATCTTTTGCTTCTGTTTCGGTTAAGCCAACTCGAGCAAATGAAGGTTCCATAAAAATGGAATAAGGAACATGTTGTCGCTCAGATCGTTTCCGGTCGCCTTTGTCTAATACATAATCAGCAATGAGTTTGGCATCATTAATCGTGATGTACGTAAACTGGTAGCCTCCTCTAACGTCTCCTAAAGCAAACACATGCTCTACGGCAGTTTCCAAATAGTCGTTCACTTCAATTCCGCCTTTTTCATCCATTACAATATCTGTATCATCCAGATTTAAATAAGCAGTATTAGGTTTGCGGCCGGTCGCTATTAAAACAGCATCGAATAAGAAAGAGTCATCTTCTTCTGTTTCGATTTTAACTTGTTCGTTTTCATTTGAGAGTTTATTTACTCTTGCATTTAATTGGATATCAATTGCTTTGTCTGTAAGAACTTTTTGGACAGCTTCTGCTACTTCGCGTTCTTCTTTTGGCATGAATTGTTCGCCCGTTTCAAAAAGAGTTACTTTCGAACCAAACATTTCATAGATAGAAGCGAACTCTAATCCGATATTCCCTGCACCAATAATGCCTAAATTTTTAGGCACTTCAGGCAGTGTCTGAAGTTCAGTGCTATTGTAGATTCCTCTTGTTTCTTTTATCCCTTCAATTGGCGGATAATTACTTTCTGAACCCGTATCGATGAAAATATATTCAGCTTCAAGCTCTTCCTTTTTATCGCCTAAATCGACAGTTATAATATGATTCGATTTAAATGCCCCAGTTCCAGTATATAAATCGACCCGTTCATTTTTCTGCATACTTGTAAACTCTGTGTTTCTATTTCTTTTAGTCACGTCATTTTTTCGTTTTAATGCCGTAGCATAATCTTTTTGCTCTCTTGCATCGTGTTCTAAAATTTTGGTAGGGATACAACCGATATTTACACAAGAGCCACCATACATCCATTCATTTTTCTCAATCAATGCTACATTCCATTCATTTGCCGTTAACTTAGTTGCCAAGGTACGAGCACCTTGTCCAAATCCAATAATAATCGCATCATACTTTTTCAAAATAACACCGTTCCTTTCTAGTTAAGTTGTATTCGTTTTCCTACTACAAATCTAGTATAACAGTTTGATGCTGTAGGAAAGAATCATTGGCTTACAAATTAATTGTTGGTCCTCTAGACTTTTGGAATGTTCATTTAGATTACATTACTTCAACTAAACTACTACTTTGAGTTAGTCGAATTAGGATCCATTGCATCTACTCAAATAACATTTAGCATTATATTTAAAATTTCAGCCTCCTCACTACCTAATAGGAACTAATAATTTTTTTTATTTCACTTTATTTAATTGCCTTTTGTAAACAACCGTTATAAATGGTATCCTTAAAAAAAAAGGACTTAGAGGCAGGTTATTTTACTTATGACAAACAATCTTGATCTTTCTAATCGAATCAATCAAAATTATCCCTTACTATCAAAAAAAGAAAAACATGTAGCCGCATTTATACTAGAAAATAAAAATGACGTGGAGTCTTGGAATATTAAAGACCTTTCACGTTTAACAGAGACTTCCAATGCTACCATTTCTCGTTTTTGCGCAAAATTACATTATCGAAATTTTAGTGAATTTAAAACA
Proteins encoded in this window:
- the spxA gene encoding transcriptional regulator SpxA, producing MITLYSSASCTSCRKARSWLEDHDIPFTEKNVFTEKITDEELKAILQLTENGTNEIISQRSQAFRELNINIEEMPLGRVLKLIQQHPGIMRRPILVDNKRLLVGYNEEDIRCFLPREIRKIELSKLHDQLPVNF
- the gcvT gene encoding glycine cleavage system aminomethyltransferase GcvT, giving the protein MEKELKRTPLFKYYKENDIKLVDFGGWALPIQFSSITNEHESVRKKAGLFDVSHMGEFIVKGTGSEGFLNRLLTNDVSKITVGQAQYNAMVYENGGTIDDLIIFKLDKSSYLVTPNAANTEKVFQWMKKEMVEDVILENRSEDIGLIALQGPYAEQILQKLTDDDLSKLKPFHFFQHVALKDIASVLVSRTGYTGEDGFELYLEAGETEKLWHLIVGAGIKEGLQPCGLGARDTLRLEASLSLYGNELTDEISPLQGGIGFVVKTKKEADFIGKTALTAQLNNKLDKKIKGLELIGKGIARHGYKVFNEAGSEIGVITSGTKSPTLGNSIALALLSTNGNEVGTKVKIEIRNKLVDAEIVQLPFYKRETN
- a CDS encoding FAD-dependent oxidoreductase → MKKYDAIIIGFGQGARTLATKLTANEWNVALIEKNEWMYGGSCVNIGCIPTKILEHDAREQKDYATALKRKNDVTKRNRNTEFTSMQKNERVDLYTGTGAFKSNHIITVDLGDKKEELEAEYIFIDTGSESNYPPIEGIKETRGIYNSTELQTLPEVPKNLGIIGAGNIGLEFASIYEMFGSKVTLFETGEQFMPKEEREVAEAVQKVLTDKAIDIQLNARVNKLSNENEQVKIETEEDDSFLFDAVLIATGRKPNTAYLNLDDTDIVMDEKGGIEVNDYLETAVEHVFALGDVRGGYQFTYITINDAKLIADYVLDKGDRKRSERQHVPYSIFMEPSFARVGLTETEAKDEGYQVLTNMAPVSGTTRSDVINDTRGLYKAVVNKETNEILGVTLFGDQAHELVNQVKMAMDNHIPYTYLRDQVVTHPVMSEIFNTLFDM